The Candidatus Pelagibacter sp. IMCC9063 genome has a window encoding:
- a CDS encoding glycoside hydrolase family 5 protein, with the protein MKYKTIKLSLLLILLSFSTLKADTTKKAFLDVGINSIREWSSCKTGPIPEAKIEEYEQVINDGWRHINIILCGHKDFPNDKFKKTGFDIRIKNLRTQIEILLKKYPNIAFGISFKGYKPVGGTGKYGWDVKGRPQAILYKRIEDSPELQKEYLKWWRFVANEFKDMDRVVFTIMNEPEWHKISKGKKKWRKLSLEAIDAIREISPNRWIILEGINKSLIARDWTARGVMGKPVDRDKIIYGFHYYLTNNAGPESENNPKIVVKKINKSEYSNGWKALKSVIKYGERYKVPVSVTEFGMTGFLKGTGGVDLNLRTDFVKNTIVKYMDACNECGLTWWALGDYNTPYLRQSSKKYQNYPRVPDKNLFEVLKLKKP; encoded by the coding sequence ATGAAATATAAAACTATAAAGTTAAGTTTGTTATTAATTCTTTTATCATTCTCAACTTTAAAAGCAGACACAACTAAAAAAGCCTTTTTAGATGTTGGGATTAATTCAATCAGAGAATGGTCAAGTTGTAAAACTGGTCCAATTCCAGAAGCTAAGATTGAAGAGTATGAGCAAGTAATTAATGATGGTTGGCGACATATAAACATTATCCTTTGCGGACATAAGGATTTTCCAAATGATAAGTTTAAAAAAACAGGTTTTGATATTAGAATTAAGAACCTTAGAACACAAATTGAAATATTATTAAAAAAGTATCCTAATATCGCTTTTGGAATAAGTTTTAAAGGATATAAACCTGTTGGTGGAACTGGAAAATATGGATGGGATGTAAAAGGTAGACCACAAGCAATATTATATAAACGTATAGAAGACTCACCAGAGTTACAAAAAGAATATTTAAAATGGTGGCGTTTTGTTGCCAATGAATTTAAAGATATGGATCGGGTTGTCTTCACTATAATGAATGAGCCTGAATGGCACAAGATATCTAAAGGTAAAAAAAAATGGCGTAAATTATCACTAGAAGCTATTGATGCTATCCGAGAAATTTCTCCAAATCGTTGGATTATTCTAGAAGGTATAAATAAATCACTAATTGCCAGAGATTGGACTGCGAGAGGTGTTATGGGTAAACCAGTGGATAGAGATAAAATTATTTATGGTTTCCATTATTATTTAACAAATAATGCAGGGCCAGAGTCTGAAAACAATCCAAAAATTGTTGTGAAAAAAATTAATAAAAGTGAATATTCAAATGGATGGAAGGCATTAAAAAGCGTTATTAAATATGGTGAACGATATAAAGTTCCAGTAAGCGTTACAGAATTTGGAATGACTGGATTTCTAAAAGGTACAGGTGGCGTGGATTTAAATTTGCGAACAGATTTTGTCAAAAATACTATTGTAAAATATATGGATGCTTGTAATGAGTGTGGACTTACATGGTGGGCGTTGGGGGATTATAATACACCATATTTGAGACAAAGCTCAAAAAAGTATCAAAATTATCCTCGTGTACCCGATAAAAATTTATTTGAAGTTCTGAAGTTAAAGAAACCCTGA
- a CDS encoding class I SAM-dependent methyltransferase — protein MKILNNLARPHKIPKKILNKLNYYFSYKKYNQNFFEEEQNKIFEHFGLNRQEGIKKLTSVKKNLDLKLRDSEMSSEHEIIFSSLSLSKNKSFTDILEIGTFDGFNSLLLSNLFPNSNIDTIDLSETEDDFVNSYNRKDNINKFIQDRNIILSKNKNINFYPLNSLKLLNYKKKYDLIWIDGAHGYPVVCIDIINSLHILKENGLILCDDVYLKLNQSNSDTIYSSIATYETLNELKKQDLINFRLVYKRLSAAHNCIENTRKFIAMVSKK, from the coding sequence ATGAAAATACTCAATAATTTAGCAAGACCTCACAAAATACCAAAAAAAATATTAAATAAGTTAAACTATTACTTTAGTTACAAAAAATATAATCAAAATTTTTTCGAGGAAGAGCAAAACAAAATATTTGAACATTTTGGTTTAAATAGACAAGAAGGAATTAAAAAATTAACATCTGTAAAAAAAAACCTTGATTTAAAATTAAGAGATAGTGAGATGAGTTCAGAACACGAGATTATTTTTTCAAGTCTTTCTTTAAGTAAAAATAAATCATTTACCGACATATTAGAAATAGGTACCTTTGATGGTTTTAACTCTTTACTATTATCAAATTTGTTTCCTAATTCTAATATTGATACTATTGACTTATCTGAAACTGAAGATGACTTTGTAAATTCTTATAATAGGAAAGATAATATTAATAAATTTATTCAAGACAGGAATATTATTTTATCTAAAAATAAAAATATTAATTTTTATCCTCTTAACTCATTAAAATTATTAAATTATAAAAAAAAATATGATTTAATTTGGATTGATGGTGCTCACGGATACCCAGTGGTTTGTATTGATATTATTAACTCACTTCATATTTTAAAAGAAAATGGTTTAATTTTATGTGATGATGTCTATTTAAAATTAAATCAAAGCAATTCAGACACAATTTATAGTTCAATCGCTACTTACGAAACATTAAATGAATTAAAAAAACAGGATTTAATTAACTTTAGATTGGTATATAAAAGATTGAGTGCTGCACATAATTGTATAGAAAATACAAGAAAATTTATAGCAATGGTCTCAAAAAAGTAA
- a CDS encoding tartrate dehydrogenase has product MKEYKIASIAGDGIGKEVTPEGIRILKKVAEQHQFKIHFDEFDFASCDYHEKHGKMLPDNWKDQIGKHDAIFFGAVGMPDQLPDHISLWGSLLKFRREFDQYINLRPVKLMPGVPCPLANKKPGDIDMLIVRENTEGEYSSVGGRMYKGTDREIAIQETIMSAQGIDRVMKYAFELAKTTKRKKLTSATKSNGISITMPFWDERFKEMKTKYPDVKTDEFHIDILAARFVLTPEWFDVVVASNLFGDILSDLGPACTGTIGIAASANINPEKKFPSLFEPVHGSAPDIAGKGIANPIGQIWSGAMMLDYLGEKEAADNIVKAIEKTLSNNESRTKDLKGSSNTVQCADSVLANL; this is encoded by the coding sequence ATGAAAGAATACAAAATAGCATCTATTGCAGGAGATGGAATAGGAAAAGAAGTTACTCCTGAAGGAATTCGAATTTTAAAAAAAGTAGCTGAGCAACACCAGTTCAAAATTCACTTTGATGAATTTGATTTTGCTTCGTGTGATTATCATGAGAAACATGGAAAAATGCTACCAGACAATTGGAAAGATCAGATCGGGAAACATGATGCTATATTTTTTGGAGCCGTGGGAATGCCAGATCAGTTACCAGACCACATTTCTTTATGGGGATCCTTACTTAAGTTCAGAAGGGAATTTGATCAGTACATCAATTTAAGACCTGTAAAATTAATGCCGGGAGTACCTTGTCCACTAGCAAACAAAAAACCAGGGGACATTGATATGCTTATTGTCAGAGAAAATACAGAAGGTGAGTATTCTTCTGTAGGCGGTAGAATGTACAAAGGGACGGATAGAGAAATTGCTATTCAAGAAACTATTATGTCAGCACAAGGCATTGATAGAGTTATGAAATATGCATTTGAACTTGCGAAAACCACTAAGAGAAAAAAACTTACAAGTGCAACTAAATCAAATGGTATTTCCATCACCATGCCCTTTTGGGATGAAAGATTTAAAGAAATGAAAACAAAATATCCCGACGTAAAAACAGATGAATTTCATATTGATATTTTAGCAGCTAGATTTGTATTAACTCCAGAATGGTTCGATGTAGTAGTCGCTTCAAATTTATTTGGAGACATTCTTTCAGATCTTGGCCCAGCTTGCACAGGAACTATAGGGATTGCAGCCTCTGCAAATATCAATCCAGAGAAAAAATTTCCATCTCTGTTTGAGCCAGTTCACGGTTCTGCCCCTGATATTGCAGGAAAAGGAATTGCTAACCCAATAGGACAAATTTGGTCTGGTGCAATGATGTTAGATTATTTGGGAGAAAAAGAAGCTGCAGATAATATTGTTAAAGCAATTGAGAAAACCTTATCTAACAACGAGTCTCGAACTAAAGACCTTAAGGGAAGCAGCAATACAGTACAGTGTGCTGACTCAGTTTTAGCAAATTTATAA
- a CDS encoding nucleoside triphosphate pyrophosphohydrolase family protein, which produces MNNFNKVKIFMETFGQKVETKPSFPDQKIQDLRYELIREELEELKVALEEKNLKEVADALTDILYVTYGAGHAFGINLDKCFEEVQTSNMSKLGENGKPIYNEAGKVMKGPNYFKPNLKKFID; this is translated from the coding sequence ATGAACAATTTTAATAAAGTCAAAATATTTATGGAAACATTTGGCCAAAAAGTAGAAACCAAACCTTCTTTTCCAGACCAAAAAATACAAGATTTAAGATATGAGCTTATTAGAGAAGAGCTGGAGGAACTAAAAGTTGCCTTGGAAGAAAAAAATTTGAAAGAAGTTGCAGATGCCTTAACAGATATTCTTTATGTTACTTATGGAGCTGGCCATGCATTTGGTATTAATTTGGATAAATGCTTTGAAGAGGTTCAGACATCAAATATGAGTAAATTAGGAGAAAATGGCAAGCCTATTTATAATGAAGCTGGAAAAGTAATGAAAGGTCCTAATTATTTTAAACCAAATCTTAAAAAGTTTATTGATTAA
- a CDS encoding formylglycine-generating enzyme family protein gives MKIFFIFLFIISLSTEGNSFENPKIKIKNFFINKYEVTIKEFEQFAKKNNYITLAEKNGGGYEWGAGWEKRDGWNYKSPYGSAPKSLLEPAVHINRFEAEKYCQSISGRLPTFKEWKISAYKQILSSKLFKINKIYKYPSGDEPKNMNSQGVLDYNKHVDVTTLPEGINGLVAMGGNVWEWVANAKGDKSLTAGASWWYEASMTKVTGAQYKPSKFYAIYVGFRCAFDK, from the coding sequence ATGAAAATTTTTTTTATTTTTTTATTTATTATATCTTTATCCACAGAGGGAAACTCTTTTGAAAATCCAAAAATTAAAATAAAAAATTTTTTTATTAACAAGTATGAGGTTACGATTAAAGAATTCGAACAATTTGCTAAGAAAAATAATTATATAACATTGGCAGAAAAAAATGGTGGTGGATATGAATGGGGTGCTGGATGGGAAAAGAGAGATGGCTGGAACTACAAGAGTCCCTACGGAAGTGCGCCTAAAAGCTTATTAGAGCCAGCTGTTCACATCAATAGATTTGAAGCTGAAAAATATTGCCAGTCAATCAGTGGAAGATTGCCAACTTTTAAAGAGTGGAAGATATCTGCCTACAAACAAATTTTATCCTCTAAACTATTTAAAATAAACAAAATCTATAAATATCCAAGCGGTGATGAGCCCAAGAATATGAACTCTCAGGGTGTACTTGATTACAACAAGCATGTTGACGTAACTACTTTGCCAGAAGGAATTAATGGACTGGTGGCTATGGGAGGCAATGTTTGGGAATGGGTTGCTAATGCCAAAGGAGACAAATCCTTAACTGCAGGTGCATCTTGGTGGTATGAAGCAAGTATGACAAAAGTAACAGGCGCTCAATACAAGCCCTCCAAATTTTATGCAATTTATGTTGGTTTTAGATGTGCATTTGATAAATAA
- the grxC gene encoding glutaredoxin 3 gives MNKITIYTKDYCPFCTKAKSLLTLKKIQFVEINLNQNPDKFNEMLEKSDGARTVPQIFAGDNYIGDCDKIYQLDSENQLNKLLGI, from the coding sequence ATGAACAAAATAACTATTTATACAAAAGACTACTGTCCATTTTGTACAAAAGCGAAATCTTTGCTTACATTAAAAAAAATTCAGTTTGTAGAAATTAATCTTAATCAAAACCCAGATAAATTTAATGAGATGTTAGAAAAATCTGATGGGGCAAGAACTGTTCCCCAAATATTTGCAGGTGATAATTATATTGGTGATTGTGATAAAATTTACCAATTAGATTCGGAAAATCAGTTAAATAAATTACTAGGGATTTAA
- a CDS encoding cytochrome c biogenesis CcdA family protein: MSLLFLSFVAGIVSFLSPCVLPLIPGYLSFICGTDLEKLQKKSKYFILEKSLLFVLGFSIVFILLGASSTFFGSFLLDKSHIFSNVIAIIIIFFGLYLIGIVKFNFLNNEFKFYISKYSNSFFFPLIVGMGFAFGWTPCIGPILGSILALASLENTLIQGIFLLITYSIGLGIPFVLAGYYMGNFLIFSKKARKFISNIQKISGLILIVTGILILTSKLQSIGFYLLEALPFLGKLG, from the coding sequence GTGTCTCTTCTGTTTTTAAGTTTTGTTGCAGGTATTGTGAGTTTTTTATCTCCCTGCGTGCTTCCATTAATACCCGGATATTTATCCTTTATTTGTGGCACTGATTTAGAAAAACTTCAAAAAAAATCAAAATATTTTATATTAGAAAAATCTTTACTTTTTGTACTTGGCTTTTCTATTGTTTTTATTCTTTTAGGTGCATCTTCTACTTTTTTTGGGTCTTTTCTTTTGGATAAATCACATATATTTTCTAATGTAATTGCAATTATCATTATTTTTTTTGGTTTGTATCTGATTGGTATTGTAAAATTTAATTTTTTAAACAATGAATTTAAATTTTATATATCGAAATATTCAAATAGCTTTTTCTTTCCTCTCATCGTGGGAATGGGATTTGCTTTTGGGTGGACCCCGTGTATTGGACCTATTCTAGGGTCTATTTTAGCTTTAGCTTCTTTAGAAAATACTTTAATTCAAGGAATATTTCTTTTAATCACTTATTCCATTGGGCTAGGAATTCCTTTTGTTCTTGCTGGATATTATATGGGAAACTTTCTCATATTTTCCAAAAAGGCTAGAAAATTTATTTCTAACATTCAAAAGATTTCTGGGCTGATTTTAATAGTTACCGGCATTTTAATCCTGACTTCTAAACTTCAGTCTATTGGCTTTTATTTGTTAGAAGCTTTGCCATTTCTTGGAAAATTAGGCTAA
- a CDS encoding AzlD domain-containing protein, with translation MIWFWVLLAGVVTFLTRYSMITFVNPKTLSKTSKEVLKYVPSAVFPAIIFPAIFLDQEGYFLNSNSPQIWGFLIAVIFGYLFNNIILTIVSGLLSFWIFTYLF, from the coding sequence ATGATTTGGTTTTGGGTTTTATTAGCTGGAGTAGTTACTTTTTTAACAAGATACTCTATGATAACTTTCGTAAATCCAAAAACATTAAGCAAGACATCTAAAGAAGTATTAAAGTATGTTCCTTCTGCTGTATTTCCAGCTATAATTTTTCCTGCAATTTTTTTAGATCAAGAAGGTTATTTTCTAAATAGCAATAGTCCACAAATTTGGGGATTTTTGATTGCAGTAATATTTGGGTATCTTTTTAATAATATTATTTTAACTATAGTTTCCGGTTTGCTTAGCTTTTGGATTTTTACTTATTTATTTTGA
- a CDS encoding AzlC family ABC transporter permease, translating to MKKLQILKKGFLDVIPLTIPVVPFGIIYGVIAIEIGLSPLVAFCMSFIIFAGSSQIAFSQLLSAGASPLVMVSSVAVINSRHFLYGAVLSQYLNKLNCYWKILLAYLMTDQAFSVSLSYFKKNYKKKNAHFHMLGSGFTLWFLWQLSTLGGIILGNIVPEQLGLTFAIPLTFLSLIISELRKKDHLIVIAVSGLSSLALYDFPFKIYIIVSAFLSLGVSYVLITKFKKFLI from the coding sequence GTGAAAAAATTACAGATTTTAAAAAAAGGTTTTTTAGACGTAATACCCCTTACCATTCCAGTAGTACCTTTTGGAATTATTTATGGAGTGATAGCCATTGAAATTGGCTTAAGCCCCCTAGTGGCATTTTGCATGTCATTTATTATCTTTGCTGGATCCTCACAAATTGCTTTCTCTCAACTTTTATCTGCAGGAGCTTCTCCCTTGGTTATGGTTAGCTCTGTTGCAGTTATTAATTCAAGACACTTTCTTTATGGGGCAGTTCTTTCGCAGTATTTGAATAAATTAAATTGTTATTGGAAGATTCTTTTGGCCTACCTAATGACAGATCAAGCTTTTAGTGTTTCTCTTTCGTATTTTAAAAAGAATTATAAGAAAAAAAATGCTCATTTTCATATGCTTGGGTCTGGCTTTACCCTTTGGTTTTTATGGCAGTTATCGACTTTGGGTGGAATTATTTTAGGAAATATAGTTCCTGAGCAACTAGGTTTAACATTTGCAATACCTTTAACTTTTTTATCTTTAATCATTTCTGAATTAAGAAAAAAAGATCATTTAATTGTCATTGCAGTATCAGGCCTATCTTCTCTCGCTCTTTATGATTTTCCTTTTAAAATTTATATTATTGTTTCTGCCTTTTTATCTTTGGGAGTTTCTTATGTTTTAATTACTAAATTTAAAAAATTTTTAATATGA
- the msrA gene encoding peptide-methionine (S)-S-oxide reductase MsrA, whose amino-acid sequence MKKLFIFFICLCFSTNSFSENLKKAYFAGGCFWCMEESFDKVNGVQVTTSGYSGGHVKNPTYKQVIQENTGHLESVEVVYDSNVITYITLVDAYFKSIDPFDSEGQFCDKGYSYRSGILYQDLKQKKIIDRKILEIETKFKRKTFIILKKFNEFYKAENYHQDFYEKNFFRYLAYKKACKREERLNELWNN is encoded by the coding sequence ATGAAAAAATTATTTATCTTTTTTATTTGTTTGTGCTTTTCCACAAATTCTTTTTCTGAGAATTTGAAGAAAGCATATTTTGCGGGAGGATGTTTTTGGTGTATGGAAGAATCTTTTGACAAAGTGAACGGAGTGCAGGTAACAACCTCAGGATATTCTGGAGGTCATGTGAAAAACCCAACTTACAAACAAGTAATCCAGGAAAATACTGGGCATCTAGAATCGGTAGAGGTAGTTTATGATTCTAATGTGATAACATACATAACATTAGTAGATGCCTATTTTAAAAGTATAGACCCTTTTGATTCTGAGGGACAGTTTTGTGACAAAGGTTACAGCTATCGTTCAGGTATTCTTTATCAGGATTTAAAACAAAAAAAAATCATTGATAGAAAAATTCTAGAAATTGAAACTAAATTTAAAAGAAAAACTTTTATTATTTTAAAAAAATTTAATGAATTTTATAAAGCTGAAAATTATCACCAAGATTTTTATGAGAAAAATTTCTTTCGATATTTGGCTTATAAAAAAGCGTGCAAAAGAGAGGAAAGATTAAATGAACTATGGAATAATTAA
- a CDS encoding DMT family transporter, whose amino-acid sequence MQTLITFGVIILIPFYFLEISSGNHIPLNIPVFLTIAYVVLFAGIGAYIFWNKAVMTIGPNRSGVFLHLMPVFSSIMAIGLLGESFAKFHFVGALFIVTGIFLSSRKKS is encoded by the coding sequence TTGCAAACTTTAATAACATTTGGTGTCATTATATTAATCCCTTTTTATTTTTTAGAAATTTCATCCGGAAACCATATTCCTCTCAATATCCCAGTTTTTTTAACAATAGCATACGTTGTTCTATTTGCGGGAATTGGAGCATATATTTTTTGGAATAAAGCAGTGATGACTATTGGACCGAATAGATCAGGAGTTTTTTTACACTTGATGCCAGTATTTAGTTCCATAATGGCAATTGGACTATTAGGAGAGTCTTTTGCAAAATTTCATTTTGTTGGGGCTCTTTTTATAGTGACTGGAATATTTTTATCTTCTAGAAAAAAATCCTAA
- a CDS encoding DMT family transporter, with product MNNKSEIKAYIMLILATSFWAGNFIVGKVATLFEIPPISLNFYRWFFAWIVLAPFTMRQVILNKSIIKKNIFAILIMSFTSISVFNSAVYYGLNYTQVLNGVLMISTIPVLIILISSIFKTEKINIFQILGVLVSLTGVVIIITKMELQRLLNFQLNKGDLWILVAMLSWSIYSIVIKEKKLTLNHLFYCKL from the coding sequence ATGAACAATAAGAGTGAAATAAAGGCCTATATAATGTTGATTCTTGCCACTTCTTTTTGGGCAGGCAATTTCATTGTTGGAAAAGTTGCAACTCTTTTTGAAATACCTCCAATCTCTTTAAACTTTTATAGATGGTTTTTTGCTTGGATTGTATTAGCGCCATTTACTATGAGGCAAGTGATTTTAAATAAATCAATCATTAAAAAAAACATATTTGCTATACTAATAATGTCTTTTACTAGTATATCTGTTTTTAATTCAGCAGTTTACTATGGACTAAACTACACACAGGTCCTCAATGGAGTTTTGATGATATCTACTATACCTGTTTTAATTATTTTGATTTCTTCGATTTTTAAAACAGAAAAAATAAATATTTTTCAAATATTAGGAGTCTTAGTATCTTTGACAGGAGTAGTAATAATAATTACCAAAATGGAACTTCAGAGGCTTTTGAATTTTCAGCTTAATAAGGGAGATCTTTGGATTTTAGTAGCTATGTTATCGTGGTCTATTTATTCCATTGTTATAAAAGAAAAAAAATTAACCTTAAACCATTTATTTTATTGCAAACTTTAA
- the rodA gene encoding rod shape-determining protein RodA has protein sequence MYRSIKKNIFEQAWEKIIQFDWFFFILICILICVGLLTIHTIDNSTSNYLFKHFVRIVISLVLFLIVAFINIKFWYRFAYVFYIGIVVLLIYVDFFGLSAFGAKRWISLYFFNIQPSELMKVAVILALARYYQYIKLEEIDNFSKLIIPVFIIFIPFFLVTSQPDLGTGLFIFIVCLGMLWLAGLSLKIFITGFFSLLILTPFSIAFFLKPYQKERILTFLNPENDPLGSGYHIVQSKIAIGSGGFFGKGFKQGTQSNLEFLPEKHTDFIFTVFSEQFGFFGSILLILLFFTIILRILNISLKSQNNFSRLVCFGVGFNIFVYLAVNLGMVTGLLPVVGVPLPIVSYGGTAMLTTMFSLGLVMSAKIHKDHNL, from the coding sequence ATGTATAGATCTATTAAAAAAAATATTTTTGAACAAGCTTGGGAAAAAATTATTCAGTTCGACTGGTTTTTTTTTATTCTTATCTGTATTCTAATTTGTGTTGGTCTGTTAACTATTCATACAATAGATAATTCTACTAGTAATTATTTATTTAAGCATTTTGTAAGAATTGTTATTTCTCTTGTCTTGTTTTTGATCGTCGCATTTATTAATATTAAGTTTTGGTACCGGTTTGCATATGTTTTTTATATTGGGATTGTGGTGCTACTTATCTACGTAGACTTTTTTGGTTTGTCTGCGTTTGGAGCAAAGAGATGGATCAGTCTTTATTTTTTTAATATTCAGCCTTCAGAATTAATGAAAGTAGCAGTAATTTTAGCATTAGCGAGATATTATCAATATATTAAATTAGAAGAAATTGATAATTTTTCTAAATTAATTATCCCAGTTTTCATTATTTTTATCCCATTTTTTTTAGTAACTAGTCAGCCAGATTTAGGAACAGGACTATTTATTTTCATAGTATGCCTGGGAATGCTTTGGCTAGCAGGACTTAGTTTAAAAATTTTTATAACTGGTTTTTTTTCTTTATTAATCCTAACTCCTTTTTCTATTGCTTTTTTTTTAAAACCTTACCAGAAGGAAAGAATATTAACTTTTTTAAATCCGGAAAATGATCCTCTTGGATCGGGCTATCATATTGTTCAATCTAAAATTGCAATTGGATCAGGAGGATTTTTCGGAAAAGGATTTAAGCAAGGAACACAAAGTAATTTGGAATTTTTGCCAGAAAAACATACAGACTTTATATTTACTGTCTTTTCAGAGCAATTTGGGTTCTTTGGATCTATCCTCTTGATATTACTCTTTTTTACTATTATTTTAAGAATTCTTAACATTTCTTTAAAGTCTCAAAATAATTTTTCTAGACTGGTATGTTTTGGGGTGGGATTTAATATATTTGTTTATCTCGCAGTTAATCTTGGAATGGTCACTGGGTTACTTCCAGTAGTTGGGGTTCCATTGCCCATTGTTTCTTACGGAGGTACTGCTATGCTTACTACTATGTTTTCATTAGGGCTGGTTATGAGTGCTAAAATTCACAAAGATCATAATCTTTAA
- the mrdA gene encoding penicillin-binding protein 2 yields the protein MSRLFYLQIIKRDEFIIKADKNRFRKWKLTPSRGLILDKNNNIIADNFQVFKIAFIPREIRSIDNFLSSFSKILPITSNEISYYKKKYRVHNKNLPFVLDKNLNWTAFSKLNYVIHNVQGAQPFMSYERTYIHPNEFAHILGYVSTPNQKDLNQLDASYIDVPNLKVGKIGLEKNSNKSLLGTPGSAIYEVNAFGKRVKNIKKIDGTNGSRIKTSIDKDIQIYAYQQLKEKSGSVVVMNMYGSVLCCVSSPSYDPNKFTYGISYKDYDVLKNNEKKPLVNKAMTTTYPPASTFKMIVALSALENKIITKNFKHTCKGKVDLYEQRYHCWKDKGHGRVNLKRAIKESCDIYFYEVARLLGIDRLQKTAIKFGLGNYVFQNFFEEARGLVPSTLWKREALGKSWYLGETMISGIGQGYIKTTNVQLCKMIAQFANGGYQINASFLDSGDLALGKKIIEDDEHIELILKSLFEATNHPGGTSYRSRIAGTMKLAGKTGTAQVRKISESQREQDLKNKDLPWKFRDHSLFTGYGPANNPKYAISVVIEHGGSGSAVAAPIARNVMRKIFEKERKLNNV from the coding sequence GTGTCCCGTTTATTTTATCTCCAGATTATCAAACGAGATGAATTTATTATCAAAGCAGACAAAAACAGATTTAGAAAATGGAAGTTAACACCTTCGCGAGGCTTAATTCTTGATAAAAATAATAATATTATTGCAGATAATTTTCAAGTTTTTAAAATTGCTTTCATTCCAAGGGAAATTAGATCCATAGATAATTTTTTATCATCCTTTTCTAAAATATTACCAATTACTAGTAATGAAATTTCTTATTATAAAAAAAAATATAGAGTTCACAATAAAAATTTACCTTTTGTTTTAGATAAAAATTTAAATTGGACTGCTTTTTCAAAATTAAATTATGTTATCCATAATGTGCAAGGTGCACAACCCTTTATGTCATACGAAAGAACTTACATACACCCAAATGAATTTGCTCATATTTTAGGATATGTCAGCACACCTAACCAAAAAGATCTAAACCAGTTAGATGCAAGTTATATAGATGTTCCTAATTTAAAAGTTGGAAAAATTGGATTAGAAAAAAATTCTAATAAAAGTCTTTTGGGTACCCCCGGATCTGCTATTTATGAAGTAAATGCATTTGGCAAAAGAGTAAAAAATATAAAAAAGATAGATGGAACTAATGGAAGTAGAATAAAAACTTCTATTGATAAAGACATTCAAATTTATGCTTACCAACAGCTAAAAGAAAAATCAGGGTCTGTGGTTGTGATGAATATGTATGGAAGTGTTTTGTGTTGCGTCTCTAGCCCATCTTACGACCCGAATAAATTTACATATGGAATAAGTTATAAAGATTATGATGTATTAAAAAACAATGAAAAGAAACCATTGGTTAATAAAGCCATGACAACCACCTATCCTCCAGCATCTACATTTAAAATGATAGTAGCTTTATCAGCTCTAGAGAATAAAATTATTACTAAAAATTTTAAACATACCTGCAAAGGAAAAGTAGATCTTTATGAGCAGAGATATCATTGTTGGAAAGATAAAGGCCATGGACGTGTAAATTTAAAAAGAGCAATTAAAGAATCGTGCGATATTTATTTTTATGAAGTTGCAAGATTACTAGGAATTGACCGCTTGCAAAAAACAGCTATTAAATTTGGATTGGGCAATTATGTATTCCAGAATTTCTTTGAAGAAGCGAGAGGTCTAGTTCCATCCACATTATGGAAGAGAGAGGCTTTGGGTAAATCCTGGTATTTGGGAGAAACTATGATTTCTGGAATAGGGCAGGGTTATATTAAAACTACTAATGTTCAGCTTTGTAAAATGATTGCCCAATTTGCCAATGGTGGCTATCAAATTAATGCAAGTTTTTTAGATTCTGGCGATTTAGCTCTGGGAAAAAAGATTATTGAGGACGATGAGCATATTGAGCTTATTTTAAAGAGTTTATTTGAAGCAACCAATCATCCAGGTGGAACATCTTATCGCTCAAGAATCGCTGGAACAATGAAGCTTGCAGGAAAAACAGGTACAGCGCAGGTCAGAAAAATATCAGAATCTCAAAGAGAACAAGATTTAAAAAACAAAGACTTGCCCTGGAAATTCAGGGATCATTCATTGTTTACTGGGTACGGTCCAGCGAATAATCCCAAATATGCCATCTCAGTTGTTATTGAACACGGAGGTTCAGGATCTGCAGTTGCTGCACCTATTGCAAGGAATGTAATGAGAAAAATTTTTGAAAAAGAAAGAAAATTAAACAATGTATAG